In Leptospira harrisiae, a genomic segment contains:
- the creD gene encoding cell envelope integrity protein CreD, with amino-acid sequence MSKLQTSVNLRLAILGGMVLLFIIPLVMIGSLIEERSASRNQAVVEVGEKWGSNQTIVGPILMVPYNLRIPKSGSTKEKDKWDYITDYAYFLPDELDSVVEMKSELRKRSIYEIPLYTSKMKLSGKFSPMYSSDFPLDTTYIYWDDVRVIFSVSDMKGLGSEIKLIWAGKDKKFLPGTRSSSLPTGLNASVSIPEAGNSIPFEIQLEIKGSETFSVVPIGKKSKLVMNSDWKDPSFNGNFLPKDRSIQDDGFSAVWETSYFVRSYPQVIHSMDESILNAIMNSAYGVNLVIPVDHYLKMERSVKYGLLFIVTSFALFFLMEVFGGVLLHPIQYILIGSAMVLFYILNLSFSEHFGFLIAYLLSSLAVTGLIGYYAISVLKNKKKGLITASYYLVLYLFLYVILASEEQALLLGSLALFLVLSAVMHFTRKVDWYQFGIKTES; translated from the coding sequence ATGAGCAAATTACAAACATCAGTCAATCTTCGTTTGGCCATCCTTGGTGGAATGGTTTTATTATTTATCATCCCACTTGTGATGATTGGTTCTTTAATAGAGGAAAGAAGTGCATCTAGAAACCAAGCTGTAGTGGAAGTAGGCGAAAAATGGGGATCAAATCAAACTATTGTGGGTCCTATTTTGATGGTTCCTTATAACTTAAGGATTCCGAAATCAGGTTCCACAAAGGAAAAAGATAAGTGGGACTATATTACTGATTATGCATATTTTTTACCTGATGAATTGGATTCTGTCGTTGAGATGAAATCAGAACTTCGCAAAAGAAGTATCTATGAAATTCCGTTATACACAAGTAAGATGAAACTTTCTGGTAAATTTTCACCAATGTACTCTTCTGATTTTCCTTTGGACACAACGTATATTTATTGGGATGATGTAAGAGTCATTTTTTCTGTATCTGATATGAAAGGGCTTGGAAGTGAAATAAAATTAATTTGGGCTGGAAAAGATAAAAAGTTTTTACCTGGAACCCGATCTTCTTCTCTACCTACTGGACTCAATGCCTCTGTATCCATTCCAGAAGCTGGTAATTCCATTCCATTTGAAATTCAATTAGAGATCAAAGGATCAGAAACATTTTCAGTTGTTCCCATTGGTAAAAAATCCAAATTAGTGATGAATTCAGATTGGAAAGATCCATCTTTTAATGGAAACTTTTTACCAAAAGATCGTTCGATCCAAGATGATGGTTTTTCTGCCGTTTGGGAGACTTCTTACTTTGTTAGATCTTATCCACAAGTAATCCATTCTATGGATGAATCGATATTGAATGCCATTATGAATTCTGCTTATGGTGTGAATTTGGTGATTCCGGTGGATCATTATTTAAAAATGGAACGTTCGGTTAAGTATGGGTTACTTTTTATTGTAACAAGTTTTGCCTTATTTTTTCTTATGGAAGTGTTTGGCGGAGTTTTGTTACATCCCATCCAATACATTCTGATTGGATCAGCTATGGTTTTGTTTTATATTTTAAATTTATCGTTTTCGGAGCACTTTGGATTTTTGATAGCCTATCTTTTGTCTAGTTTGGCTGTGACTGGACTCATCGGATATTATGCCATCAGTGTTTTAAAAAATAAAAAGAAAGGACTAATCACTGCTTCTTATTATTTAGTTTTGTATTTATTTTTATACGTGATTTTGGCTTCCGAAGAACAAGCATTACTTCTGGGTTCTTTGGCACTGTTTTTGGTTCTTTCCGCTGTGATGCATTTTACTCGCAAGGTGGATTGGTATCAGTTTGGGATTAAAACGGAAAGTTAA
- a CDS encoding TRL domain-containing protein, with translation MKYLLLSIFSLALFTNCVTTPLPGYLFSNTTQHLNGDAVGNMVTSAKVEKSGKSCSLSGLIINIFYYGAGNSIEEAAQYAGIKKIAVVDRESLTILPFGLFYRECVIVWGE, from the coding sequence ATGAAATACCTTTTACTTTCAATTTTTAGTTTGGCCCTTTTTACAAACTGTGTGACCACTCCACTTCCAGGTTACCTATTCTCCAACACCACCCAACATCTAAACGGGGATGCTGTTGGTAATATGGTAACTTCTGCTAAAGTCGAAAAATCAGGAAAATCTTGTAGTCTTTCTGGTTTGATCATAAACATTTTCTATTACGGAGCAGGAAACTCTATTGAGGAAGCTGCACAATATGCAGGGATCAAAAAGATAGCTGTCGTTGATAGAGAATCTTTAACGATTTTGCCATTCGGACTCTTTTATCGCGAATGCGTAATTGTTTGGGGGGAATAG
- a CDS encoding TRL-like family protein: MKMKLVFISLLSVFLFANCAIGPTHGFLFNSTKFAGTFNPENNVKSTKEGKGCQFTILYLFSVGDAGAGSVANKNGISKIATIDHSSLSVLTGLFRNYCTIVSGE; the protein is encoded by the coding sequence ATGAAAATGAAATTAGTATTTATCTCTCTATTAAGTGTGTTTTTATTCGCAAATTGTGCTATTGGACCAACGCATGGATTTCTTTTTAACTCAACTAAATTTGCGGGTACGTTTAACCCAGAAAACAATGTGAAGTCAACGAAAGAAGGAAAAGGTTGCCAGTTTACTATCCTTTATCTTTTCAGCGTTGGTGATGCTGGTGCTGGATCTGTCGCAAACAAAAACGGAATCAGCAAAATTGCAACTATTGACCACTCTTCTTTATCTGTCCTTACCGGTTTATTCCGTAACTACTGTACAATTGTATCTGGAGAATAA
- the lsa14 gene encoding adhesin Lsa14: MKKSIFFGISLTFILLTQNCTGTSFHASYVSSANTNPTREYATASTLYKGGLFFHKTYVPGPLGLNAEGTSEGRGCSHSVLYLFAFGDSSIETAKKNGNITKVAYLDYEQLGIIAGYIYHRVCVVVKGS, encoded by the coding sequence GTGAAAAAGAGCATTTTCTTTGGCATCTCACTCACATTCATATTACTAACACAAAACTGCACGGGTACTTCATTCCACGCTAGTTATGTGTCAAGTGCTAACACTAACCCAACTAGGGAATACGCAACGGCTTCCACTCTTTACAAAGGTGGACTTTTCTTCCACAAAACCTATGTTCCTGGGCCACTCGGACTCAACGCAGAAGGAACTTCTGAAGGAAGAGGTTGTAGCCATTCCGTTCTATACTTGTTCGCCTTCGGTGACTCATCCATCGAAACAGCAAAGAAAAATGGAAACATTACAAAAGTGGCATATTTGGATTATGAACAACTCGGAATCATAGCGGGTTACATTTACCACAGAGTATGTGTTGTTGTTAAAGGATCATAA
- a CDS encoding methyl-accepting chemotaxis protein yields MFAKFFAPKKAMTISDDLFTEVMLRNNKRMFLSFLSILALANVATLSIKLAGKGSDYLTYQSILIEFVLATSILVIGFLLSSKLKTHWSSSYISITGVTLCLLVFQYEIYGATELAATFYISFVLSVLYFNRNASIYNFILIIISEIVLFVLRPELIPGGPKSNIIVRFLIFVWVGIGATVGATATRTLLNLAVEKQKEAKKALDNLLNMAKTILNTIDLMKQQIKNQDTISDELKHISEHQATSLSEISTSLQELSSKADSNNKIAKSLYNESEVSIQSVNDLKAINETVQTGTGRIYKNLDVVMGYSSDTSEHIHLSINKFNILQEKSTEISDFVSVINDIADKVNLLSLNAAIEAARAGEHGRGFAVVAEEISKLADATTRNSKEISKIIQENLSLIGESSELINRSSEMMGKLDTAIGIIKNEITGVGSKIVEIDKAIETIDNLNTRIYETSKTIENSTNFQKIATEESTKITASISEYATNIVEISKQISESSKSTGEIIVQLDTMAKEMTN; encoded by the coding sequence TTGTTTGCTAAATTTTTTGCCCCAAAGAAAGCCATGACGATTTCCGATGATCTTTTTACGGAAGTGATGTTACGAAACAACAAACGGATGTTTCTATCATTTCTGTCGATCCTTGCACTCGCCAACGTAGCTACACTTTCCATTAAACTTGCGGGAAAAGGATCTGATTATCTGACCTACCAAAGCATACTCATCGAGTTTGTTCTGGCAACATCCATACTGGTCATTGGTTTTTTACTTTCTTCAAAATTGAAAACTCACTGGTCTTCAAGTTATATATCCATCACTGGAGTTACGTTGTGTTTGTTAGTATTTCAATATGAAATTTATGGGGCAACAGAACTTGCCGCAACATTTTATATTTCATTTGTTTTAAGTGTATTATACTTTAACCGTAATGCTTCGATTTATAACTTCATTTTAATCATTATTTCTGAAATTGTTTTGTTTGTTTTGCGACCAGAGTTAATTCCTGGTGGCCCTAAAAGTAATATCATTGTTAGATTTCTAATTTTTGTTTGGGTCGGGATTGGTGCGACTGTTGGGGCAACAGCAACAAGAACTCTCTTAAACTTAGCAGTTGAAAAACAAAAAGAAGCCAAAAAAGCTTTAGACAATTTGTTGAATATGGCAAAAACCATTCTCAATACAATTGATTTGATGAAACAACAGATTAAAAACCAGGATACAATCTCCGATGAATTAAAACATATTTCGGAACACCAAGCAACTTCTCTTTCTGAAATTTCAACTTCATTACAAGAACTATCTTCCAAAGCCGACTCAAACAACAAGATCGCAAAATCATTGTATAACGAATCAGAAGTATCCATCCAATCTGTGAATGATTTAAAAGCCATTAACGAAACTGTACAAACAGGAACAGGTAGGATTTATAAAAACTTAGATGTTGTTATGGGATATTCATCTGACACTTCAGAACACATTCATCTTTCCATTAATAAGTTCAATATCCTCCAAGAAAAAAGTACGGAGATTTCTGATTTTGTCTCTGTGATCAATGACATTGCAGATAAAGTAAACTTGTTATCTTTAAATGCTGCCATTGAAGCCGCAAGAGCAGGCGAACATGGACGAGGTTTTGCTGTTGTTGCTGAAGAAATATCAAAGTTAGCTGATGCCACGACTAGAAACTCCAAAGAAATTTCTAAAATCATCCAAGAGAATCTTTCATTGATTGGTGAAAGTAGTGAACTGATCAACAGATCCTCAGAAATGATGGGTAAGTTGGATACGGCAATTGGTATCATCAAAAATGAAATCACCGGAGTTGGTTCAAAAATCGTGGAGATTGACAAAGCGATTGAAACCATCGACAATCTAAACACCAGAATTTACGAAACCAGCAAAACCATCGAAAATTCTACAAACTTCCAAAAGATTGCAACCGAAGAGTCCACAAAAATCACTGCCAGCATTTCTGAATATGCGACCAACATAGTCGAAATTTCCAAACAAATATCGGAAAGTAGCAAATCTACCGGAGAGATCATTGTTCAGCTGGATACAATGGCAAAGGAAATGACTAATTAA
- the omp85 gene encoding Omp85 family outer membrane protein: MNRSSSLVLFSCLVLASIAIPNSLSAQEYIPSAGCEKDPPPKNLPFPMDPTKQLCKKDIEDKREGWYPTGLPLVNSDPNEGIGYGVRAYLYDNGKKTDPLYYYTPYRMRVFGQYFNTNKNAQYHQVSLDMPFIGDTQWRLRADLFLTITPTTLYFGIGEESMKPLSYLDRNQQDGRHIINASYMDQENNLAYYRPGNSSDPVSLGGKTYSGFPPAPGFVVTDKMYNRYTIETPMATTSTERSFVGGTVRLVAGLKFSNNIVRTYDGKLARGVDPLLGGEHTADVPNGKTRLTEDYEGKKIIGYNGGYVNALRVGLVYDTRDFEPDPNSGIFAEATYEKHTKSIGSDYNYQKYFAQTKLFWSPFPKVFDKLVIANRFGLGVTDGEAPFYEYRNMWGTEGLVGGLGGLRTIRGFKQDRFVGRAMGWGNTEVRWKFAEAKFGDEFFAFNLVPFFDYGRVWDDEHKLGWKGYAYSRGIGLRIAWNQATIIMIDYAKSREDEQLFVNFSHVF; encoded by the coding sequence ATGAACCGATCTAGTAGCCTTGTTCTTTTTTCCTGTTTGGTTTTGGCATCCATTGCCATTCCAAATTCTCTTTCAGCACAAGAATATATACCCAGTGCTGGTTGTGAAAAAGACCCTCCGCCAAAAAACCTTCCCTTTCCCATGGATCCGACAAAACAACTTTGTAAAAAGGATATAGAGGACAAACGGGAAGGTTGGTACCCAACTGGGCTCCCTCTCGTAAACTCTGATCCTAACGAAGGGATTGGGTATGGTGTCCGCGCTTATTTGTATGATAATGGAAAAAAAACCGATCCATTATATTATTATACTCCATATCGGATGCGTGTCTTTGGACAATACTTTAACACAAATAAAAATGCCCAATACCATCAAGTAAGTTTGGACATGCCCTTCATTGGCGACACACAATGGAGGTTACGTGCTGATTTGTTTCTAACCATCACACCGACCACTCTCTATTTTGGAATTGGTGAAGAAAGTATGAAGCCACTTTCTTATTTGGATAGAAACCAACAAGATGGAAGGCATATCATAAACGCAAGTTATATGGACCAAGAAAACAACTTGGCTTATTATCGCCCGGGAAATAGTTCAGATCCCGTTAGTCTTGGCGGGAAAACTTATTCCGGATTTCCACCGGCCCCAGGATTTGTTGTAACAGATAAAATGTACAACCGTTATACGATTGAAACCCCGATGGCAACAACCAGTACGGAACGTTCCTTTGTAGGTGGAACTGTACGTCTTGTTGCGGGTTTAAAATTTTCAAACAACATCGTCAGAACGTATGATGGAAAATTAGCACGCGGTGTGGATCCACTTCTTGGTGGTGAACATACTGCAGATGTTCCCAACGGAAAAACTCGTCTTACGGAAGACTATGAAGGAAAAAAAATAATTGGATATAATGGTGGTTATGTAAATGCTCTTCGTGTTGGACTCGTTTATGACACAAGAGATTTTGAACCTGATCCAAATTCTGGAATTTTTGCAGAAGCAACTTATGAAAAACATACAAAGTCTATTGGATCTGATTACAATTATCAAAAATACTTTGCTCAAACCAAGTTGTTTTGGAGTCCTTTCCCTAAGGTGTTTGATAAGTTAGTCATTGCCAATCGATTTGGATTGGGTGTAACCGATGGGGAAGCACCTTTTTATGAATATAGAAACATGTGGGGAACGGAAGGACTTGTGGGAGGACTTGGAGGTTTAAGAACCATTCGAGGTTTTAAACAAGATCGATTTGTGGGACGGGCCATGGGTTGGGGTAACACAGAAGTTCGATGGAAATTTGCGGAAGCCAAATTTGGAGACGAATTTTTTGCCTTTAACTTAGTTCCTTTTTTTGATTATGGTCGTGTTTGGGACGATGAACATAAGTTAGGTTGGAAAGGATATGCTTATTCTCGAGGGATCGGATTACGCATTGCTTGGAACCAAGCAACCATCATCATGATCGATTATGCAAAGTCGAGAGAAGATGAACAGTTGTTTGTAAATTTCAGCCATGTTTTTTAA
- a CDS encoding helix-turn-helix domain-containing protein, translating into MVREKGKPARGVLRQSKADLVAKHNRFFASEKLDFFIEHYWTVSWDLTNSDPYLAETLPYPSIHIVFERENSKIFGVTKGRFSTLLQGKGSVFGIKFRPGAFYPFYNKSVSLLTDKKMPLSILANDEILTLENKIFNLEEETSRVELVETWLEKNLTKPDPKITFINGIIDTIKEDRGIQSVDQIVKLTSMNLRNLQRLFRDYVGVSPKWVIQRFRIQEVAERIEKEKTIHYAEMALELGYYDQAHFIKDFKKTIGHSPEEYLKTIL; encoded by the coding sequence ATGGTCAGGGAAAAAGGAAAACCAGCAAGAGGAGTTTTAAGGCAATCCAAAGCCGATCTGGTAGCAAAACACAATCGATTTTTTGCTAGTGAAAAATTAGATTTTTTTATTGAGCACTATTGGACTGTTAGTTGGGATTTAACAAACAGTGACCCTTACCTTGCTGAAACTCTCCCCTATCCAAGCATTCATATTGTATTTGAAAGAGAAAATTCAAAAATCTTCGGAGTCACCAAAGGTAGATTTTCTACCTTATTACAAGGAAAAGGTTCTGTGTTTGGAATCAAATTTAGGCCAGGAGCATTTTATCCTTTTTATAATAAATCTGTCTCACTTCTCACTGACAAAAAAATGCCACTTTCAATTCTCGCAAATGACGAAATTTTGACTCTAGAAAATAAAATTTTTAACTTAGAAGAAGAAACCAGTCGTGTTGAATTGGTTGAGACTTGGTTAGAAAAAAATCTAACCAAGCCAGATCCAAAAATCACCTTCATCAATGGAATCATAGATACTATCAAAGAGGATCGAGGGATACAATCCGTAGACCAAATTGTTAAACTTACATCGATGAACCTTAGGAATTTACAAAGACTGTTTCGTGACTATGTGGGAGTGAGCCCCAAGTGGGTGATCCAAAGATTTCGTATACAAGAAGTAGCAGAACGAATTGAAAAAGAAAAAACAATCCACTATGCGGAAATGGCTTTGGAATTAGGTTACTATGATCAGGCGCATTTTATAAAAGATTTTAAGAAAACCATTGGTCATAGCCCAGAGGAATACTTGAAAACCATCCTTTAA
- a CDS encoding SRPBCC family protein produces MNTINQLNHNLSLRLTKSIHSSLERVWEILTSPKYIKEYLYGTDTISEWKEGSSLTFKGIWEGTPYEEKGIILKFQPSHTFKYSYFTAFFELPDNPENYSIIENNLTEANGIVTIQLIQTGFTSEEKLKHSESSWNQCLDIIKEIAEKG; encoded by the coding sequence ATGAATACAATCAATCAATTGAATCACAACTTAAGTTTACGTCTTACCAAATCTATACATTCTAGTTTAGAAAGAGTTTGGGAAATTCTCACTTCACCCAAATACATTAAAGAATATTTATACGGCACCGATACAATTTCGGAATGGAAAGAGGGAAGTTCTCTTACATTCAAAGGAATATGGGAAGGAACACCATACGAAGAAAAAGGTATCATTCTTAAATTCCAACCTTCTCATACATTCAAATATTCTTATTTTACTGCTTTTTTTGAATTACCAGACAATCCTGAAAACTACTCGATCATTGAAAATAATCTAACAGAAGCAAATGGAATTGTGACAATCCAATTAATTCAAACTGGATTCACTTCTGAAGAAAAATTAAAACATTCTGAAAGTAGTTGGAACCAATGTCTGGATATCATAAAAGAAATTGCTGAAAAGGGATAA
- a CDS encoding SRPBCC family protein produces the protein MNSDQIIVQSTINAEVKKVWENYTNPQHIIHWNFASDDWQCPWAKNDLKVGGKYSARMEAKDGSFGFEFEAIYDQVADQKLISYTMEDGRKASVAFESLGSQTEVTIKFDAENQNPIEMQRGGWQAILDNFKKYVESN, from the coding sequence ATGAATTCCGACCAAATTATAGTTCAATCAACGATTAACGCAGAAGTTAAAAAAGTTTGGGAAAATTACACCAACCCACAACACATCATCCACTGGAACTTTGCTTCTGATGATTGGCAATGCCCTTGGGCAAAAAATGATTTAAAAGTTGGTGGCAAATACAGTGCAAGAATGGAAGCAAAAGACGGAAGTTTTGGTTTTGAATTTGAAGCCATTTATGACCAAGTTGCAGATCAAAAATTGATTAGTTACACCATGGAAGATGGCAGAAAAGCAAGTGTTGCGTTTGAATCTTTGGGAAGTCAAACAGAAGTAACTATAAAGTTTGACGCTGAAAATCAAAATCCAATTGAGATGCAAAGGGGTGGATGGCAAGCCATACTTGATAACTTTAAAAAGTATGTAGAGTCCAATTAA
- a CDS encoding MASE1 domain-containing protein, which produces MSPLNVFTRNFIREISLQNLVFGIYLFAGKLSLNLSSIDGYSTPVWPPAGLALGFALLFGKRIWPALFLGAYFTNTNHLPTSENLIQFLISNPQNITISFGNSLAAILGAYFLKKYSNPNLNIFQAHEILIFFIFAGPVNALISSIIGSLSLYYFKIIYFEFLFQTWLTWWMGDSIGIIIFTPLMILICKWYRGEEKLLRLLIFASATMSTFIFTLSIFFVTRNWEKEFIKHRIKSDGQIISTGIENQFLETLRVVKSLGAFLTLTENLNRQNFDRFSKTIIEDAVGVSALSWDPLIRNSSRLDSERKLKIDYPESKGIYEKKEDRSFPAQEKSDYVFIRYIFPYSENKQAIGFNLLSDSTREEALFSAAERKGIEITGKINLVQNVENNLGFLIFYPVTRMNREFGYAVAAVRIATIVNNAAIGNDQNHLCIRIEEVHEANHIEIFSKDCSNTDEKIFSEFSYEHPITIGSHVLNIKTIATKKYFQLNLTNASRFLLIVSSLLTGLLGILILIIMGKEKSIQDIVEKRTFELEKANRVKSEFLANMSHEIRTPMNGVLGMLTLLEQTNIDFEQKDYLDNAKKSVLSLLTIINDILDVSKLENKKLEIFPKPTDINKLCKDVVQLFLADALKKNLEFHINVSDLDSDTHILVDENRLRQILINLIANALKFTFVGSVCLNVSLSSDRKFLIFTVKDTGIGISDEDISKLFNRFVQLEDSRTKKFEGSGLGLYISKQLVNLMGGEIEVHSHLNEGSSFQFSIPFEKTDQRENTEDQNNSKSISSDKKYHILVAEDNLLNQKFILKIFQKESIEVSVASNGVEVIQLLDDSLGHLENRFDIILMDIQMPVLDGMEATKIIRKRDDSYRDIPIIAITANSMDSQLKEYLENGMNGYVKKPIILSELLTTIYKNLK; this is translated from the coding sequence ATGAGCCCCTTGAATGTCTTTACCAGAAATTTCATTCGGGAAATAAGCCTGCAGAATCTGGTTTTTGGGATCTATTTATTTGCAGGAAAACTAAGCTTAAATCTTTCTTCCATCGATGGATACAGCACGCCTGTGTGGCCACCAGCAGGTTTGGCACTTGGGTTTGCTTTATTATTTGGTAAACGAATTTGGCCGGCTCTGTTTCTCGGAGCCTATTTTACTAACACAAACCATCTTCCTACATCGGAAAATTTGATTCAGTTTCTGATATCAAATCCGCAAAACATAACAATTTCATTTGGAAATTCTTTAGCTGCCATTCTTGGAGCTTATTTTTTAAAGAAATATTCAAATCCAAATTTAAATATCTTTCAAGCACATGAGATATTAATCTTTTTTATTTTTGCTGGTCCTGTAAACGCACTCATTTCATCGATCATTGGAAGTTTGTCTTTATACTATTTCAAAATTATCTATTTTGAATTTTTATTTCAAACATGGCTTACTTGGTGGATGGGAGATTCGATAGGAATCATCATTTTTACTCCTTTAATGATTTTGATATGTAAATGGTATCGTGGTGAAGAAAAACTACTAAGACTTTTGATATTTGCTTCTGCTACAATGAGTACCTTTATTTTTACCTTATCAATATTTTTTGTTACGAGAAATTGGGAAAAAGAATTTATTAAGCATAGAATCAAATCAGATGGACAAATTATCTCCACAGGAATTGAAAATCAATTTTTAGAAACACTAAGAGTTGTAAAATCCTTGGGTGCATTTTTGACACTCACTGAAAATTTGAATCGTCAAAACTTTGATCGATTTTCAAAAACTATTATAGAAGATGCTGTTGGTGTATCAGCATTGTCTTGGGATCCTCTCATCCGCAATTCTTCACGTCTAGATAGTGAAAGAAAATTAAAAATAGATTATCCAGAATCAAAGGGGATCTATGAAAAAAAAGAGGATAGAAGTTTTCCTGCACAGGAAAAATCCGATTATGTATTCATTCGATATATTTTTCCATATTCTGAAAACAAACAAGCCATTGGATTTAATTTATTATCTGATTCCACAAGAGAAGAAGCTTTGTTTAGTGCTGCAGAAAGAAAAGGAATCGAAATCACAGGAAAAATTAACTTAGTTCAGAATGTAGAAAACAATTTGGGATTTTTAATTTTTTATCCAGTGACTCGAATGAATCGAGAATTTGGATATGCTGTGGCAGCAGTTCGTATCGCAACCATTGTCAACAATGCAGCTATCGGGAATGACCAAAACCATCTATGTATTAGAATTGAAGAAGTTCACGAAGCCAATCATATTGAGATATTTTCCAAAGACTGCTCCAATACTGACGAAAAGATTTTTTCTGAATTTTCATATGAACATCCAATTACAATTGGTTCCCATGTTTTGAATATCAAAACCATTGCCACAAAAAAATACTTTCAATTGAATTTAACAAATGCTTCTCGATTTCTTTTGATTGTATCTTCATTGTTAACCGGCCTACTTGGAATTTTGATACTCATCATTATGGGTAAAGAAAAAAGTATCCAAGACATAGTTGAAAAAAGAACTTTTGAATTAGAAAAAGCAAATCGTGTAAAATCTGAATTTTTAGCAAACATGAGTCATGAAATCCGAACTCCAATGAATGGTGTGTTGGGAATGTTGACACTACTTGAGCAAACAAATATAGATTTTGAACAAAAAGACTATTTAGATAACGCGAAAAAATCTGTGTTATCGCTTTTGACAATCATCAATGATATTTTAGATGTTTCGAAACTAGAAAATAAAAAATTAGAAATTTTTCCAAAACCTACAGATATAAATAAATTATGTAAGGATGTGGTGCAGTTGTTTTTGGCAGATGCACTCAAAAAGAATTTAGAATTTCATATCAATGTTTCTGATTTAGATTCTGACACACATATATTGGTTGATGAAAACAGGTTACGCCAAATATTGATTAACCTAATTGCAAATGCCCTGAAGTTTACATTTGTTGGTTCCGTTTGTCTAAATGTTTCTTTAAGTAGTGATCGAAAATTTCTTATATTTACAGTTAAAGATACAGGTATAGGAATCTCTGATGAGGATATCTCAAAATTGTTCAATCGTTTTGTCCAACTAGAAGATTCGCGCACTAAAAAATTTGAAGGTTCTGGCCTTGGTTTATATATTTCAAAACAACTAGTAAACTTAATGGGAGGTGAAATAGAAGTTCATAGTCATTTAAATGAAGGTTCTAGTTTTCAATTTTCAATTCCGTTTGAAAAAACAGACCAAAGAGAAAATACCGAAGATCAAAATAATTCAAAGTCGATTAGTTCCGATAAAAAATATCACATCCTTGTTGCAGAAGATAACTTATTAAACCAAAAGTTTATTCTAAAAATATTTCAGAAAGAGAGTATTGAAGTCAGTGTTGCATCAAACGGTGTCGAAGTAATACAATTGTTAGATGATTCTCTTGGCCATTTGGAAAATAGATTTGATATCATTCTTATGGACATTCAAATGCCAGTTTTGGATGGAATGGAAGCAACCAAAATCATTCGCAAACGTGACGATTCTTACCGTGATATTCCGATCATTGCCATTACAGCAAATAGTATGGATTCACAATTAAAAGAGTATTTGGAAAATGGAATGAATGGATATGTAAAAAAACCAATCATTCTTTCTGAACTTTTGACAACGATTTATAAAAATTTAAAATAA